From the Pseudomonas sp. VD-NE ins genome, the window TCAACAACTTCAACCACTTGCGCTTCAGATCTCTCCGAAGCGGGAGGCGAATTCTACAGCGTTACACGCTGCTGTCAACACCTCTTTCTCAACTTCCTTTTGGCTTCGATGAACTGAAGCAGCCTGCTGTCGAAACCTACATAACTCTTTGAATCTCAAGGAGTTTTCCGTTTCGACTGCGCCGGAAGTGGGGCGAATTATAGACATCTGAAATCTGCCGTCAACCGTTAATTTCGCTTTTCTTGCAAAACCTGCTTTTTAGCCAGCAAACGCGGGATACGACGAGTCACCGGCGGAATTCGCAGTATCAGAAGCACCACACCTATAAAGGCATAGATCGCCCACTCCTCGAGATCAGCGCGCACGATCCACAGCATATGCAGCAAACCCAACCCCAGAATCACATACACCAGGCGGTGCAGCTTCTTCCAGCGCAAGCCCAAACGACGCTGACTGTAGCGATTGGACGTCACCGCTAACGCCAACAGTCCAAGAAACCCCAATGCCCCCACTATTATGTAAGGCCGCTTGCGCAACTCGACCGCCAGCTGCGACCAATCGAACCCCAGGATAAACGCCATATAGCTGCACAGGTGCAATACCACATAGGCAAAACACCAAAGCCCCAACTGTCGGCGCACTGCGATCCACCCTGCCCAGCCGGAGAGCTTCTGCATAGGCGTCATGCTCAGGGTGATCAGTAACAACACCAACGTCCCCAAGCCCAACCGATCCACCAACACCTTGCCGGGATCCGGCCCAAGCAAATCCTCAAGCGCTTGATACAACCACAGCATCGGCCAGACTGCCGCCGCAATGAAAACGCCTATACGCCACAACGGAAATCGCATCAGTAGTTCTTCCGCAGATCGAGCCCTGTATATAAAGAGGCGACTTCATCCGAGTAGCCATTAAACATTTGCGTATCACGCACATTCGGCTTGAACAGACTGTTCGGCAAACGCCGCTCCCGCGCTTGCGTCCAGCGCGGGTGATCAACCGTCGGGTTCACGTTCGCGTAAAAACCGTACTCATCCGCCGCAATGCTTTGCCAAGTGGTCTTCGGCTGCTCGCTGACCAGACTGATACGCACGATGGATTTCACGCTCTTGAAGCCATACTTCCAAGGCACCACCAAACGCAGCGGCGCGCCATTCTGATTCGGTAACTCGCGGCCATACATGCCAACCGCCAGAATGGCCAATGGATTCATCGCTTCATCCAGACGCAAGCCTTCCACATAAGGCCAGTCGATCAAGGCGAAACCAGAGCGCTGACCGGGCATGCTCTTCGGATCCTGCAAGGTTTCAAAACGGATGTATTTGGCATTCGAGGTAGGTTCGACCTGCTTGAGCAGCGCCGAGATCGGAAAGCCGATCCAAGGAATAACCATCGACCAAGCCTCGACACAGCGCAGGCGATAGATACGTTCCTCCAACTGATACGGCTTCATGAAGTCTTCCAGCGCATAGCGCCCTGGCTTACCCACCTCCCCGTCTATGACCACACTCCAAGGCTCGGTTTTCAGTGATCCGGCATTAGCTGCCGGATCACCCTTGTCGGTACCGAACTCATAGAAGTTGTTGTAGTGAGTGGCGTCTTTATAAGGCGTGATCGCCTCATCCTTAACGTTGACCGCACCCCATTTGGTAGAGGACAGCTTGTCGTTAAACCATGCAGGTGCTTTGCCCGGCTCGACATCGGCATACCGCGCTGCATCGTCGGCATTGGCCCAACGTGGCAGGCTACTGACGGCGATACCGGCAGCAGTAGCACCCAGTAATTGGCGGCGAGAGAGATAAATGGGTTCAGGCGTGACATCCGACTCATGGCAGTCGGACGCTTTGGGGACTTTGATCAACATGGCAACTCCGCAGGCTTTGGAGGACTGATGCACCCATAGACTGCGGAGTATGCGGGAAATTACATTACTCGGCTTTTTTGTGCCGACGAAGATGCAACAGGTACTGCACCGGGCCCGAAGCGGCGTAGGCGAGGAACACCAGCAGCAGAATGCGCGGTGGATCGCTGAAGACCACGGCGAACACCAGCACCACCGCAAGGATAGCCACGAACGGTACGCGCCCCTTCAAGTCCAGCTCTTTAAAGCTGTTGTACTTGATGTTGCTGACCATCAGCATACCGGCAGCCGCCACCATCAACGCGACCAGAAACGACATCTTCGAACCCTGGATCCCGTAATCACTGAACGCCCAGACGATGCCCGCTACCACACCGGCAGCCGCAGGACTGGCCAGGCCAATGAAGTAGCGTTTGTCAGCCGTGCCGACCTGAGTATTGAAACGCGCCAGACGCAACGCCGCGCCCGCTACATAGATGAAGGCGACCATCCAGCCAACCTTGCCCATGTCGCCCAATGCCCAGCCAAACGCCAGCAGCGCCGGTGCAACACCGAAGGCGACCATGTCCGACAGC encodes:
- the msrQ gene encoding protein-methionine-sulfoxide reductase heme-binding subunit MsrQ — protein: MRFPLWRIGVFIAAAVWPMLWLYQALEDLLGPDPGKVLVDRLGLGTLVLLLITLSMTPMQKLSGWAGWIAVRRQLGLWCFAYVVLHLCSYMAFILGFDWSQLAVELRKRPYIIVGALGFLGLLALAVTSNRYSQRRLGLRWKKLHRLVYVILGLGLLHMLWIVRADLEEWAIYAFIGVVLLILRIPPVTRRIPRLLAKKQVLQEKRN
- the msrP gene encoding protein-methionine-sulfoxide reductase catalytic subunit MsrP, producing the protein MLIKVPKASDCHESDVTPEPIYLSRRQLLGATAAGIAVSSLPRWANADDAARYADVEPGKAPAWFNDKLSSTKWGAVNVKDEAITPYKDATHYNNFYEFGTDKGDPAANAGSLKTEPWSVVIDGEVGKPGRYALEDFMKPYQLEERIYRLRCVEAWSMVIPWIGFPISALLKQVEPTSNAKYIRFETLQDPKSMPGQRSGFALIDWPYVEGLRLDEAMNPLAILAVGMYGRELPNQNGAPLRLVVPWKYGFKSVKSIVRISLVSEQPKTTWQSIAADEYGFYANVNPTVDHPRWTQARERRLPNSLFKPNVRDTQMFNGYSDEVASLYTGLDLRKNY
- the pssA gene encoding CDP-diacylglycerol--serine O-phosphatidyltransferase, whose amino-acid sequence is MSERPEEPNKASDAESLLPIDEHIEEGHDAEGRKVRHRGIYLLPNLFTTANLFAGFYSIINSMSAQAALSAGDSANASKYFAFAAIAIFVAMVLDGLDGRVARMTNTQSAFGAEYDSLSDMVAFGVAPALLAFGWALGDMGKVGWMVAFIYVAGAALRLARFNTQVGTADKRYFIGLASPAAAGVVAGIVWAFSDYGIQGSKMSFLVALMVAAAGMLMVSNIKYNSFKELDLKGRVPFVAILAVVLVFAVVFSDPPRILLLVFLAYAASGPVQYLLHLRRHKKAE